The Tistrella mobilis genome window below encodes:
- a CDS encoding ureidoglycolate lyase — protein sequence MQAHTRTILRPRRLTRAAFAPFGEVLDAADPGRAPIAINGGTTLRYDQLARVETDGEGYGAISLFLAHEAVSLPLVIEVMERHPLGSQAFMPLTRCRFVIVVAPAASRQPDPATMQAFVTDGRQGVSYRRGTWHLPLTVLDMAHLLVVDRKGPGCNLNEHVFAPGTGPLLLPQEG from the coding sequence ATGCAGGCCCATACCCGCACCATCCTAAGGCCGCGGCGCCTGACCCGCGCGGCCTTCGCCCCCTTCGGCGAGGTTCTCGACGCCGCCGATCCCGGCCGCGCGCCGATCGCGATCAATGGCGGCACGACGCTGCGCTATGATCAGCTCGCGCGGGTGGAGACGGATGGTGAGGGCTATGGTGCGATCAGCCTGTTCCTGGCCCATGAAGCGGTCTCGCTGCCGCTGGTGATCGAGGTGATGGAACGTCACCCCCTCGGCAGCCAGGCCTTCATGCCGCTCACCCGCTGCCGCTTCGTGATCGTGGTGGCGCCGGCCGCCAGCCGCCAGCCCGATCCGGCAACCATGCAGGCCTTCGTCACCGACGGCCGCCAGGGCGTCAGCTATCGCCGCGGCACCTGGCATCTGCCGCTCACGGTGCTGGACATGGCCCATCTTCTGGTCGTCGACCGCAAGGGCCCCGGCTGCAACCTCAACGAACACGTCTTCGCCCCCGGCACCGGCCCGCTGCTGCTGCCGCAGGAGGGTTGA
- the alc gene encoding allantoicase, translating to MPSFAPTAAINLASRALGARTLSCSDQFFGALERLIDDAAPVFIPGKYDEAGKWMDGWETRRRRDGGHDWCVLALAAPGWIDAIEIDTRHFTGNYPAAAGLWAIAAADPAETPTADDPRWQPILAPAPLQGDAPNAFLPDPAVRTADGRPWTHLKLDIFPDGGVARLRILGRPAGLPAPRADGLVELSSALGGARVIAWNDAHYGDPRNLLLPGLAPRMEDGWETRRRREPGHDWCIIRLATPGRVAFIEIDTREFKGNYPDTCSVQGVMAPDAADAATVPQSLFWAEILTSRKLGPDAPHGFTPDADRVVSHIRFNIFPDGGVNRLRIFGVPGAVE from the coding sequence ATGCCGAGCTTCGCCCCCACCGCCGCCATCAACCTTGCCTCCCGCGCGCTGGGTGCGCGCACGCTCAGCTGTTCCGACCAGTTCTTCGGTGCGCTGGAGCGGTTGATCGACGATGCCGCCCCGGTCTTCATCCCCGGCAAATACGACGAAGCCGGCAAGTGGATGGATGGCTGGGAAACCCGCCGCCGCCGCGATGGCGGCCATGACTGGTGCGTGCTGGCGCTGGCCGCCCCCGGCTGGATCGATGCGATCGAGATCGACACCCGCCATTTCACCGGCAATTACCCGGCTGCCGCCGGTCTGTGGGCGATCGCCGCGGCCGACCCGGCCGAGACCCCCACCGCCGATGATCCGCGCTGGCAGCCGATCCTGGCCCCCGCGCCCCTTCAGGGCGATGCCCCCAACGCCTTCCTGCCCGATCCGGCGGTGCGCACGGCGGACGGCCGGCCCTGGACGCATCTGAAGCTCGACATCTTCCCCGATGGCGGCGTTGCGCGGCTGCGCATCCTGGGCCGCCCGGCCGGCCTGCCGGCACCGCGTGCCGACGGGTTGGTGGAGCTGTCCTCGGCCCTGGGCGGTGCCCGGGTGATCGCCTGGAACGACGCCCATTACGGCGACCCGCGCAACCTGCTGCTGCCCGGCCTTGCACCGCGCATGGAGGATGGCTGGGAAACCCGGCGGCGGCGCGAACCCGGCCACGACTGGTGCATCATCCGCCTGGCGACGCCGGGCAGGGTTGCGTTTATCGAAATCGACACGCGTGAGTTCAAGGGTAATTATCCCGACACCTGCTCGGTTCAGGGCGTGATGGCGCCCGATGCGGCGGATGCGGCAACGGTGCCGCAGAGCCTGTTCTGGGCGGAGATCCTGACCTCCCGCAAGCTTGGACCAGATGCGCCGCACGGCTTTACGCCCGATGCGGATCGCGTGGTGTCCCATATCCGCTTCAACATCTTCCCCGACGGCGGCGTCAACCGGTTGCGCATCTTCGGTGTGCCCGGCGCCGTGGAGTGA
- a CDS encoding amino acid ABC transporter permease, whose product MAYQFDFTPILTYSDVLLRGVVLTVELILVGGIFGVLLGILCAWARSERIPVAAGIVAAYVELIRNTPFIVQLFFIFFGLPAAGVRLGEVEAAMIAMVVNLGAYSAEIIRAGIQAVPKGQWEAAASLGMTRAECFRHVVLVPALRKIWPALSSQIVIVMLGSSVCSQIAAEELSFAANFIQSRSFRAFEAYLAATAIYLGLAILTRMILRRLGDRLLYRAARHAALSAGRAVAVGGGAVHG is encoded by the coding sequence ATGGCCTATCAGTTTGATTTCACGCCGATCCTGACCTATTCCGACGTGCTGCTCCGCGGGGTGGTGCTGACGGTGGAGCTGATCCTGGTCGGCGGCATTTTCGGCGTACTGCTGGGCATCCTGTGTGCCTGGGCGCGGTCGGAGCGCATACCGGTGGCGGCGGGGATCGTGGCCGCCTATGTCGAACTGATCCGCAACACGCCGTTCATCGTGCAGCTGTTCTTCATCTTCTTCGGCCTGCCCGCGGCGGGTGTGCGGCTGGGCGAGGTGGAGGCGGCGATGATCGCCATGGTGGTCAATCTGGGCGCCTATTCGGCCGAGATCATCCGCGCCGGCATCCAGGCCGTGCCCAAGGGGCAGTGGGAGGCGGCGGCGAGCCTGGGCATGACCCGGGCGGAATGCTTCCGCCATGTCGTGCTGGTGCCGGCGCTGCGCAAGATCTGGCCGGCGCTGTCCAGCCAGATCGTCATCGTGATGCTGGGCTCGTCGGTCTGCTCGCAGATCGCGGCCGAAGAGTTGAGCTTCGCCGCCAATTTCATCCAGTCGCGCAGCTTCCGCGCCTTCGAGGCCTATCTGGCGGCGACCGCGATCTATCTGGGCCTGGCCATCCTGACCCGGATGATCCTGCGCCGGCTGGGCGACCGGCTGCTCTACCGCGCCGCGCGCCATGCGGCCCTGAGCGCCGGCCGTGCCGTCGCCGTCGGCGGAGGTGCGGTCCATGGTTGA
- a CDS encoding amino acid ABC transporter ATP-binding protein, with the protein MSPAHHLRPLVELAGIRKSFGPVEVLKGVDLSVEEGRVVALIGRSGSGKSTLLRIINGLERPTDGVVTVDGERADGRESERELKALRLKVGMVFQQFNLFPHLSAGGNVMLSLKVVKKMGTAEAEAVAREMLTKVGLADRFDHTPDQLSGGQQQRVAIARALAMRPKVLLCDEITSALDPELVAEVLAVVRRLAEEGMTLVMVTHEMRFAREVCDELVFMHQGRIHERGAPAELFAAQRTPELAAFIGGH; encoded by the coding sequence ATGTCGCCGGCACATCATCTGCGGCCGCTGGTCGAACTTGCCGGCATCCGCAAGAGCTTCGGCCCGGTCGAAGTGCTGAAGGGGGTCGATCTTTCGGTCGAAGAGGGCCGGGTGGTGGCGCTGATCGGCCGCAGCGGATCGGGCAAGAGCACGCTGCTCCGCATCATCAACGGCCTGGAACGGCCGACCGACGGCGTGGTGACGGTGGATGGCGAACGCGCCGACGGCCGCGAAAGCGAACGGGAGCTGAAGGCGCTGCGGCTGAAGGTCGGCATGGTCTTTCAGCAGTTCAACCTGTTCCCGCATCTGTCGGCCGGCGGCAATGTCATGCTGTCGCTGAAGGTGGTGAAGAAGATGGGCACGGCCGAGGCCGAGGCGGTGGCGCGCGAGATGCTGACCAAGGTGGGCCTCGCCGACCGCTTCGATCACACGCCCGATCAGCTGTCGGGCGGGCAGCAGCAGCGCGTGGCGATCGCCCGGGCGCTGGCGATGCGGCCGAAGGTGCTGCTCTGCGACGAGATCACCTCGGCGCTCGACCCCGAACTCGTCGCCGAGGTGCTGGCGGTGGTGCGCCGGCTGGCGGAAGAGGGCATGACCCTGGTGATGGTCACCCACGAGATGCGCTTCGCCCGCGAGGTCTGCGACGAGCTGGTGTTCATGCATCAGGGCCGGATTCACGAGCGCGGTGCGCCTGCCGAACTTTTCGCAGCGCAACGTACGCCGGAGCTGGCGGCCTTCATCGGCGGGCACTGA
- a CDS encoding PAS domain-containing methyl-accepting chemotaxis protein → MELLGRHAGVGLWDAVLYQGDAMHAKASWHFSDEFRRLVGFAHGDRQGFPDKVQSWSDRLHPEDSGYTFDAFAACLNDKSGRTGYDVTYRLKMKDGAWRWFRAVGGVARDAQGNPLRACGSLIDVHDQKVDVERMALLSRHAGIGLWDAQLYEGDAMHPKAQWRFSGEFRRLVGFGSDDLTGFPDKVNAWSDRIHPEDTAATFAAFGACLNDRSGRTGYDVAYRLKMKDGSWRWFKAIGGVARDAKGNPLRACGSLIDIHAQKMAELENERAEANRRKGIHEIADTLSARVGSSADRATANTQVVATATEELSASVGEIAARSSAAANASATAANEATRTNETVQALVAAGERIGVVIKLINNIASQTNLLALNATIEAARAGEAGKGFAVVAGEVKNLAQQTASATDEIVEQIASVQREAARTVDAIHAISAAIGEVQTISASIASAVAEQDAAAREISASITQVARDVGDVSENVGAVTRQLRAG, encoded by the coding sequence ATGGAGCTTCTCGGCCGGCATGCCGGTGTGGGGTTGTGGGATGCGGTGCTCTATCAGGGCGACGCGATGCACGCCAAGGCCTCGTGGCACTTTTCGGACGAGTTCCGCCGGCTGGTGGGCTTCGCCCATGGCGACCGGCAGGGCTTTCCCGACAAGGTGCAGTCCTGGTCCGACCGGCTGCATCCCGAGGATTCCGGCTATACCTTCGATGCCTTCGCCGCCTGCCTGAACGACAAGAGCGGCCGCACCGGCTATGACGTCACCTACCGGCTGAAGATGAAGGACGGCGCCTGGCGCTGGTTCCGCGCGGTGGGCGGCGTGGCCCGCGATGCCCAGGGCAACCCGCTGCGCGCCTGCGGCTCGCTGATCGACGTGCATGACCAGAAGGTGGATGTCGAGCGCATGGCCCTGCTGTCGCGCCATGCCGGTATCGGCCTCTGGGACGCCCAGCTCTACGAGGGCGACGCCATGCATCCGAAGGCGCAGTGGCGCTTTTCGGGCGAGTTCCGCCGCCTGGTGGGCTTCGGATCGGATGATCTGACCGGCTTTCCCGACAAGGTGAACGCCTGGTCCGACCGGATCCACCCCGAGGATACCGCGGCGACCTTTGCCGCTTTCGGCGCCTGCCTGAACGACCGCAGCGGCCGTACCGGCTATGACGTCGCCTATCGGCTGAAGATGAAGGACGGCAGCTGGCGCTGGTTCAAGGCGATCGGCGGCGTGGCCCGCGATGCCAAGGGCAACCCGCTGCGCGCCTGCGGTTCGCTGATCGACATCCATGCCCAGAAGATGGCGGAGCTTGAGAACGAGCGCGCCGAGGCCAATCGCCGCAAGGGCATCCACGAGATCGCCGACACGCTCTCGGCCCGGGTCGGCAGTTCGGCCGATCGGGCCACCGCCAACACCCAGGTCGTGGCGACGGCGACCGAGGAACTCTCGGCCTCGGTGGGCGAGATTGCCGCCCGCTCCAGCGCGGCCGCCAATGCCTCGGCGACGGCCGCGAACGAGGCGACGCGCACCAACGAGACGGTGCAGGCCCTGGTTGCGGCCGGCGAGCGCATCGGCGTGGTCATCAAGCTGATCAACAACATCGCCAGCCAGACCAATCTGCTGGCGCTGAACGCCACCATCGAAGCCGCCCGCGCCGGCGAGGCCGGCAAGGGCTTCGCGGTCGTCGCGGGCGAGGTGAAGAACCTGGCCCAGCAGACCGCCTCCGCCACCGACGAGATCGTCGAACAGATCGCCTCGGTCCAGCGCGAGGCCGCCCGCACGGTGGATGCGATCCATGCCATCTCGGCCGCCATCGGCGAGGTTCAGACCATCTCGGCCTCCATCGCCTCGGCGGTGGCCGAGCAGGACGCGGCGGCGCGCGAGATTTCCGCCAGCATCACCCAGGTCGCCCGCGATGTAGGCGACGTGTCGGAAAATGTCGGCGCGGTGACCCGGCAGCTTCGGGCCGGGTAA
- a CDS encoding NAD(P)/FAD-dependent oxidoreductase: MPDLHPPEVTTAPPPGEVRTSGRRPRVVIAGAGFGGLQAAKALDGAPVEVIVVDRQNHHLFQPLLYQVATATLSPADIAWPIRTILRRQANVTVLMAEVDGVDTVRRELRAGAARIPYDHLILATGATHSYFGHDEWAGAAPGLKRIEDATTIRRRILLAFERAEMARSDEDRRRLLTFVVVGGGPTGVEMAGAIVEIARKVLPPDFRLVDPRAARIVLVEAGPRILPAFPEDLSDYARRSLEGMGVEVATGARVTACDEGGVSVDLAEGVTPAPGSAIEGGRIPASTIIWGAGVVASPAGGWIAAPRDRAGRIRVTPDLSVPGHPDIFAIGDTAAVTGPEGRPVPGIAPAAKQMGDYVAQVIRARVAGAPAPGPFAYRHEGDLATVGRRSAVVKRGRLKLTGFTGWMFWGIAHVYFLVGLRYRIAVAFKWLWDYLTLQRGARLITGTEEDGPVGQAVVPAAAEAKEAERG; this comes from the coding sequence ATGCCCGATCTTCATCCGCCCGAGGTGACCACCGCCCCGCCGCCCGGCGAGGTTCGCACCAGTGGACGGCGGCCGCGGGTGGTGATCGCAGGTGCCGGCTTCGGCGGGTTGCAGGCGGCGAAGGCGCTGGACGGGGCACCGGTGGAGGTGATCGTCGTCGACCGGCAGAACCATCACCTGTTTCAGCCGCTGCTGTATCAGGTGGCGACCGCGACGCTGTCGCCGGCCGATATCGCCTGGCCGATCCGCACCATCCTGCGCCGGCAGGCCAATGTCACGGTGCTGATGGCCGAGGTGGACGGCGTCGACACCGTGCGGCGCGAGCTGCGGGCCGGGGCGGCGCGCATCCCCTATGACCACCTGATCCTGGCCACGGGTGCCACCCATTCCTATTTCGGCCACGATGAATGGGCGGGGGCGGCGCCCGGGCTGAAGCGGATCGAGGATGCGACCACCATCCGGCGGCGGATCCTGCTCGCCTTCGAGCGGGCCGAGATGGCGCGGTCGGACGAAGACCGGCGCCGGCTGCTGACCTTCGTGGTGGTGGGCGGCGGCCCGACCGGGGTGGAGATGGCGGGGGCCATCGTCGAGATCGCCCGCAAGGTGCTGCCGCCGGATTTCCGGCTGGTCGATCCGCGCGCCGCCCGCATCGTGCTGGTCGAGGCCGGGCCGCGCATCCTGCCCGCCTTCCCCGAGGATCTGTCGGATTATGCCCGCCGCTCGCTGGAGGGCATGGGCGTCGAGGTCGCGACCGGCGCGCGGGTGACGGCCTGCGATGAGGGTGGCGTGTCGGTGGACCTGGCAGAGGGCGTGACGCCGGCCCCCGGCAGCGCGATCGAGGGCGGGCGGATCCCGGCCTCGACCATCATCTGGGGCGCGGGCGTGGTCGCCTCTCCCGCCGGCGGCTGGATCGCGGCGCCGCGCGATCGCGCCGGGCGGATCCGGGTGACGCCCGATCTGAGCGTGCCGGGCCATCCCGACATCTTCGCCATCGGCGACACCGCCGCCGTCACCGGCCCCGAGGGCCGGCCGGTGCCGGGCATCGCGCCGGCCGCCAAGCAGATGGGCGATTACGTGGCGCAGGTGATCCGCGCCCGAGTCGCCGGGGCACCGGCGCCCGGACCCTTCGCCTATCGCCATGAAGGCGATCTGGCGACGGTGGGCCGGCGCTCGGCGGTGGTGAAACGCGGCCGGCTGAAGCTCACCGGCTTTACCGGCTGGATGTTCTGGGGCATCGCCCATGTTTATTTCCTGGTCGGGCTGCGCTACCGCATCGCCGTGGCCTTCAAATGGCTGTGGGATTATCTGACCCTGCAGCGCGGCGCCCGGCTGATCACCGGCACCGAAGAGGACGGGCCGGTGGGCCAGGCGGTGGTGCCGGCGGCTGCGGAGGCAAAGGAGGCGGAGCGAGGCTGA
- a CDS encoding transporter substrate-binding domain-containing protein, protein MTRRFGAGLRRRSVLGAMAAAVLVAATGGFGMTAEAAGLEAIQKAGVLRVAVPQDFPPFGSVGPDMAPRGYDVDMARLIGDALGVKTELVPVTSANRIPYLTTDKVDLVISSLGKNPEREAVIDFTNAYAPFYNGVFGPADLKIAGAADLAGHTVGVTRGAIEDLELSKIAPAEATIRRYEDNNGTIQAFLSGQVELVATGNVVAAAILERNPRTRPEPKFLIKNSPCYIGVAKGETALVAKVNEIIAAARADGRLSKISETWLGAPLPADL, encoded by the coding sequence ATGACCAGGCGGTTCGGAGCCGGGCTGCGGCGGCGCAGCGTGCTGGGGGCGATGGCGGCTGCCGTGCTGGTGGCGGCCACCGGCGGCTTCGGCATGACGGCCGAAGCGGCGGGGCTGGAGGCGATTCAGAAGGCGGGGGTGCTGCGCGTGGCGGTCCCGCAGGATTTCCCGCCCTTCGGCTCCGTCGGCCCCGACATGGCGCCGCGCGGCTATGACGTGGACATGGCCCGGCTGATCGGCGATGCGCTGGGGGTGAAGACCGAACTGGTGCCGGTGACCAGCGCCAACCGCATCCCGTATCTGACCACCGACAAGGTCGATCTGGTGATCTCCAGCCTGGGCAAGAACCCGGAACGTGAGGCGGTGATCGATTTCACCAACGCCTATGCGCCGTTCTACAACGGCGTCTTCGGCCCGGCGGATCTGAAGATTGCGGGCGCGGCCGATCTGGCCGGCCATACGGTCGGCGTCACCCGCGGGGCGATCGAGGATCTGGAGCTGTCCAAGATCGCGCCGGCCGAGGCCACCATCCGCCGCTACGAGGACAATAACGGCACCATCCAGGCTTTCCTTTCGGGACAGGTGGAGCTGGTGGCGACCGGCAATGTGGTCGCGGCCGCCATCCTTGAGCGCAACCCGCGCACCCGGCCCGAGCCCAAATTCCTGATCAAGAACTCGCCCTGCTATATCGGCGTCGCGAAGGGGGAGACGGCGCTGGTGGCAAAGGTGAACGAGATCATCGCCGCCGCCAGGGCCGATGGCCGGCTGTCGAAGATTTCGGAAACCTGGCTGGGGGCGCCGCTGCCGGCGGATCTCTGA
- a CDS encoding type II toxin-antitoxin system ParD family antitoxin — protein sequence MAATSRISVALTPELTGAVHSAVSSGEYATAADVVQDAVREWKERRDLLGYTVEELCAAVQEGLESGRSTLATMADVKAEARRRFEAARQGQD from the coding sequence ATGGCCGCTACCAGCAGAATCTCTGTCGCACTCACCCCCGAATTGACCGGCGCCGTTCATTCCGCGGTCTCTTCCGGAGAGTATGCGACCGCGGCCGATGTCGTGCAGGATGCCGTGCGGGAATGGAAGGAGCGGCGTGACCTGCTAGGCTACACGGTCGAAGAGCTGTGCGCAGCCGTGCAAGAGGGGCTTGAGAGCGGCCGCAGCACGCTTGCGACCATGGCGGACGTCAAAGCTGAGGCACGGCGGCGGTTCGAGGCCGCCAGGCAGGGCCAGGACTGA
- a CDS encoding FadR/GntR family transcriptional regulator produces MAGDSVPEYVAERLQRMILAGELAPGEALPAQRALAERLGVSRTSLREALTVLETLGLVRVRAGKGVFVSDPSADDTAPGPRGDRYTHAARVYQLRLAIEPFVSGLVAITAADGEIERLAETVAEMRAALAEGDLVRAAQADGDFHQRLLVAAGNPLFPAAMRPAGPMLAETRRIPFANRESVRAPLDEHERILAQIRARSPQGARDAMHRHILSAASRAGVGVLRP; encoded by the coding sequence TTGGCCGGAGACAGCGTTCCCGAATACGTTGCCGAGCGCCTGCAGCGCATGATCCTGGCGGGTGAGCTTGCCCCCGGCGAGGCGCTGCCCGCCCAGCGCGCGCTGGCCGAACGGCTGGGTGTCAGCCGCACCTCGCTCAGGGAAGCACTGACCGTGCTCGAAACCCTGGGTCTGGTGCGGGTGCGGGCCGGCAAGGGCGTCTTCGTCTCCGACCCTTCGGCCGACGACACCGCCCCGGGGCCGCGCGGCGACCGCTACACCCATGCCGCGCGGGTCTACCAGCTGCGGCTGGCGATCGAGCCCTTCGTCTCGGGGCTGGTTGCGATCACCGCCGCCGATGGCGAAATCGAGCGGCTGGCCGAAACCGTGGCCGAGATGCGGGCCGCCCTCGCCGAGGGCGATCTGGTGCGGGCCGCCCAGGCCGATGGCGATTTCCACCAGCGGCTTCTGGTCGCGGCCGGCAATCCGCTGTTTCCGGCGGCGATGCGGCCGGCCGGGCCGATGCTGGCCGAAACCCGGCGCATCCCCTTCGCCAATCGCGAAAGCGTGCGCGCGCCGCTGGATGAACATGAACGCATCCTGGCGCAGATCCGCGCCCGCAGCCCGCAGGGCGCGCGCGATGCCATGCACCGCCACATCCTGTCCGCCGCCAGCCGCGCCGGCGTCGGCGTGCTGCGGCCCTGA
- a CDS encoding amino acid ABC transporter permease, which translates to MVEFGTLDILRNLIDAALWTVVLSVIAFAGGALVGLVALFALVSGRRLPVMLARGYVEAFQGTPLLMQLFLIFFGLPLAGIEVSAWTAAIVSLVLFTGAFLAEIWRGCVEAVPKGQSEAAQALAMSYVERMRWVILPQAMRIAVPPTVGFSVQVVKGTALTSIIGFVELAKAGTMIANATFEPFTVYGFVALIYFALCYPLSFAARRLERRLHVAR; encoded by the coding sequence ATGGTTGAATTCGGCACGCTCGACATCCTGCGCAACCTGATCGATGCCGCGCTCTGGACGGTGGTGTTGTCGGTGATCGCCTTTGCGGGCGGCGCCCTGGTCGGGCTGGTGGCGCTGTTCGCCCTGGTCTCGGGCCGGCGGCTGCCGGTGATGCTGGCGCGCGGCTATGTCGAGGCCTTCCAGGGCACGCCGCTGCTGATGCAGCTGTTCCTGATCTTCTTCGGCCTGCCGCTGGCGGGGATCGAGGTGTCGGCCTGGACGGCGGCGATCGTGTCGCTGGTGCTGTTCACCGGCGCCTTCCTGGCCGAGATCTGGCGCGGCTGCGTGGAGGCGGTGCCCAAGGGCCAGTCCGAGGCCGCCCAGGCGCTGGCCATGTCCTATGTGGAGCGCATGCGCTGGGTGATCCTGCCCCAGGCGATGCGGATCGCGGTGCCGCCGACGGTGGGCTTCTCGGTCCAGGTGGTCAAGGGCACGGCGCTGACCTCGATCATCGGCTTCGTGGAACTGGCCAAGGCCGGCACGATGATCGCCAATGCCACCTTCGAGCCTTTCACCGTCTATGGCTTCGTGGCGCTGATCTATTTCGCGCTCTGCTACCCGCTGTCATTTGCCGCCCGCCGGCTGGAAAGGAGGCTTCATGTCGCCCGCTGA
- a CDS encoding type II toxin-antitoxin system Phd/YefM family antitoxin, with the protein MLKVSATEFERNLACYQAVAQMQPVLITGHGHAASVLISAEEYRRLRRRDRQVMGLSDFTQADIAAVDVSRPPDSSRAYDDELPG; encoded by the coding sequence ATGCTCAAGGTCAGCGCGACGGAGTTCGAGCGGAATCTGGCCTGCTATCAGGCTGTGGCGCAAATGCAGCCGGTCCTGATCACCGGTCACGGTCATGCTGCCTCGGTCCTTATCTCGGCGGAGGAATATCGTCGGCTGAGGCGCCGGGACCGTCAGGTCATGGGCCTTTCGGATTTTACCCAGGCGGATATCGCCGCAGTGGACGTCTCTCGCCCGCCGGACTCGTCCCGGGCCTATGACGACGAGCTGCCGGGCTGA
- a CDS encoding PLP-dependent aminotransferase family protein: MIPTLDRRRPEPLADQLAAAMIAWIDARGPGAVAGAALPSIRRMAAEAGVSRNTVVEAYDRLVAEGRILSRPGVGFRVALPAAPLPPAAPDPGGVAAVADRVWRLYDDRPALLRLGGGRLPDDWHDTADLARAIRRVAREGGRALIDYGTPLGEPRLRRLVAQRLARLSVPVAEDRVMLTTGASQALDVVIRALTRPGDAVLVEDPGYHNLFGLLRLQGVRMVAVPRRVDGPDLQALDAAAAASGARLFVTNGVLHNPTGSTTTPQIAHGLLKIAARRDLTIVEDDIYADFEEGAPAVRLAALDGLDRVVMLGSFSKPLSSALRVGYVAAAPSRMRGLVDVKMLSSVASSRFAEQVMAVLIETGGLRRTAEALTRRLARQRAALLPALRRAGWRLFTEPRGGMFVWAAHDDAADARLLVDAAAARGIGLVSGAVFRPGLDEGPWLRINIAAAADPRARAFLKDPLG; encoded by the coding sequence ATGATCCCGACCCTCGACCGCCGCCGCCCCGAACCGCTGGCCGATCAGCTGGCCGCCGCCATGATCGCCTGGATCGATGCGCGCGGGCCCGGGGCGGTTGCGGGTGCGGCCCTGCCCTCGATCCGCCGGATGGCGGCAGAGGCGGGGGTCAGCCGCAACACGGTGGTCGAGGCCTATGACCGGCTGGTGGCCGAAGGGCGGATCCTGTCGCGTCCCGGGGTGGGGTTCCGGGTGGCGCTACCTGCGGCGCCGCTGCCCCCGGCCGCCCCCGATCCGGGCGGGGTGGCCGCGGTGGCGGACCGGGTGTGGCGGCTCTATGACGACCGGCCGGCGCTGCTCAGGCTGGGCGGCGGCCGGCTGCCCGACGACTGGCACGACACCGCCGATCTGGCGCGCGCCATCCGCCGGGTGGCGCGGGAAGGCGGGCGGGCGCTGATCGATTACGGCACGCCGCTGGGGGAGCCGCGGCTGCGCCGGCTGGTGGCGCAGCGTCTGGCCCGGCTGTCGGTGCCGGTGGCGGAAGACCGGGTGATGCTGACCACCGGCGCCAGCCAGGCGCTGGATGTGGTGATCCGCGCATTGACCCGGCCGGGGGATGCGGTGCTGGTGGAAGATCCGGGCTATCACAACCTGTTCGGCCTGCTGCGCCTGCAGGGCGTGCGGATGGTGGCGGTGCCGCGACGGGTGGACGGGCCGGATCTTCAGGCGCTGGACGCGGCGGCCGCCGCAAGCGGTGCCCGGCTGTTCGTGACCAACGGCGTGCTCCACAACCCGACCGGATCGACCACCACGCCGCAGATCGCCCATGGCCTGCTGAAGATCGCGGCGCGCCGCGACCTGACCATCGTCGAAGACGACATCTATGCCGATTTCGAAGAGGGCGCACCGGCCGTCAGGCTGGCGGCGCTGGACGGGCTCGACCGGGTGGTGATGCTGGGCAGTTTCTCGAAACCGCTCTCATCCGCGCTCAGGGTCGGCTATGTGGCGGCGGCGCCATCGCGGATGCGCGGGCTGGTGGATGTGAAGATGCTGTCCTCGGTCGCCTCGTCGCGCTTTGCCGAACAGGTGATGGCGGTGCTGATCGAGACCGGCGGCCTGCGGCGCACGGCCGAGGCGCTGACCCGGCGCCTGGCCCGCCAGCGCGCGGCCCTGCTGCCGGCGCTGCGCCGGGCCGGCTGGCGGCTGTTCACGGAACCCCGCGGCGGCATGTTCGTCTGGGCGGCGCATGACGACGCAGCCGATGCCCGCCTGCTGGTCGACGCGGCGGCAGCCCGCGGCATCGGCCTGGTCTCCGGCGCGGTCTTCCGGCCGGGGCTGGACGAGGGGCCGTGGCTCAGGATCAACATCGCCGCCGCGGCGGATCCGCGGGCGCGGGCGTTTCTGAAGGATCCGCTGGGCTGA
- a CDS encoding type II toxin-antitoxin system RelE/ParE family toxin, which produces MTYRLVRSRRADRDLIEIWSYIAQENPDAADRTLDLIERHWWRLARYPESGATVGARLPGIRKLTTGSWLTLYRVVGDDVEIVRVMHGRRHIDQTILCDNDL; this is translated from the coding sequence ATGACCTACCGGCTCGTCCGCAGCCGTCGAGCCGACCGTGACCTGATCGAAATCTGGTCGTATATCGCGCAGGAAAATCCCGACGCTGCGGACCGGACACTCGACCTGATTGAGCGCCATTGGTGGCGCCTTGCGCGATATCCTGAGTCCGGGGCAACGGTTGGGGCCAGGCTGCCGGGCATCCGCAAGCTGACAACCGGTTCTTGGCTGACACTTTATCGTGTCGTCGGTGACGATGTCGAAATCGTACGTGTCATGCATGGTCGACGCCATATCGACCAGACCATCCTCTGTGACAATGACCTGTGA